One genomic segment of Bombus vancouverensis nearcticus chromosome 11, iyBomVanc1_principal, whole genome shotgun sequence includes these proteins:
- the LOC117154715 gene encoding LHFPL tetraspan subfamily member 2a protein, which translates to MCYVIVTSRSLLWTLLSLAALMAVLSGLITPKWLIGPQIKDTKNGTEFYAPTVGIFNRCIRLHGKKTHCANFNLDGFATDSSVFPDCWKASYFFLSLGLAIMSMTVVAALVGCCMQSIGRKSIFNLAGVAQVIAGIFYLLGMILYPAGWGAERVQRICGPEANAFYLAECSLGWAFYSAVIGVGLTFVCAVISGQAEKSTASDKVQDKMNEGKTLICLA; encoded by the exons ATGTGCTATGTGATAGTCACTAGTCGTAGTTTGCTGTGGACGCTCCTGTCCCTGGCGGCGTTAATGGCAGTTTTATCGGGGCTCATCACTCCAAAATGGCTCATCGGACCTCAGATAAAAGACACGA AGAATGGGACAGAGTTTTACGCGCCAACAGTCGGAATTTTCAATCGTTGCATCAGGCTACACGGGAAGAAGACTCACTGTGCAAATTTCAACTTGGACGGCTTCGCCACAGATTCCAGCGTATTTCCAGACTGCTGGAAAGCTTCTTACTTCTTCCTGTCTCTTGGCTTGGCGATTATGTCGATGACAGTGGTGGCAGCTTTGGTTGGCTGCTGCATGCAAAGCATCGGCAGAAAGAGCATCTTCAACCTGGCTGGTGTTGCGCAGGTTATTGCTG gaatattttatttactggGGATGATCTTGTATCCCGCCGGCTGGGGCGCAGAAAGGGTTCAAAGGATCTGTGGACCGGAAGCTAACGCTTTCTATCTCGCTGAATGCTCTCTAG GTTGGGCTTTCTATAGCGCCGTGATAGGGGTTGGATTGACGTTTGTTTGTGCGGTAATAAGCGGCCAAGCAGAAAAGTCCACAGCCAGTGATAAAGTTCAGGACAAAATGAACGAGGGCAAAACATTGATCTGCCTCGCGTGA